The sequence AAGCCCCGAAGATTCGGGGTTTTAATTTTTCTTAAAATCAATCTAACTAAATTAACTTAAAGGAGGAGTTTTCTATGTCATCCGTAAATGAAAAAAGCGTACAGAGCCTGAAGGATGTCAAAAATCTTACAAAAGTCGCGGTCCTCGGTGTTTTAGCCTTTTTCATTATGTCTTTTGAATTTCCACTGCCCTTTTTTGCATCCTTCTTAAAAATTGATTTCGGCGATATACCCGCTCTGCTGGCAGGCTTTGCCCTTGGGCCCTGGGCGGGTGCAGGAGTAGAGGTGCTGAAAAATATCCTTCATGCAATCTTTAAAAACCAGACGGCTTTTATAGGTGAAGCGGCAAACCTCTTGACGGGTATACTTTTTGTGGTCCCAGCATCCTACGTATACTGGATAAATAAAAACAGGAATACTGCTGTCACAGGAATGCTCCTTGGCACCGCCGCAATGGCTATCGGAATGTCCGTCGCCAATTACTATATTTTCATTCCGCTATATCAGAAGGTATTAAATATTCCCATGGATGTAATAGTATCGCTGGGGACAAAAGCCAATCCGAGGATAGTAGACCTTAAAACCCTTATTGTTTACAGCATACTTCCTTTTAATATCCTTAAAGGTCTTTTGCTGTCGCTGGTAACGCTGCTCATCTACAAGAGATTGTCCTTTTTACTGCACAGGTAAAAACAAAAGCCCCTTTTTCCCGGGGCTTTATTTTTTTTATATTTTTTTTGATATAATAAATGTAGAAAAAATTAGCAGATGGGGAAGGTATTTTATGATTGTTGTCAGGACAAAAAGCGTGGAGGAAACCGAGAAACTTGGTTCGATTATCGGGAAGTTTTTAAGACCGAAAGATGTGGTAGCTCTGGTGGGCGACTTAGGAGCGGGCAAGACTGCACTAACCCGGGGAATAGCGAAGGGAATGGGTATAAAGGAGTATGTGGTAAGCCCTACGTTTACAATAATAAATTTTTACAAAGGTGTTGTTCCCTTTGTGCATGTGGATGCTTACAGGGTAGAAAGTGAAGAAGAACTGGAAGAGGCCGGATTTTCGGATTTTTTGGATGAGTGCGCCGTGGTTGTCGAGTGGGCGGACAAAGTAAAAAATCTTCTACCCGACTCTTCCCTCTGGATTGATATTTATCCCG is a genomic window of Thermovenabulum gondwanense containing:
- a CDS encoding ECF transporter S component — encoded protein: MSSVNEKSVQSLKDVKNLTKVAVLGVLAFFIMSFEFPLPFFASFLKIDFGDIPALLAGFALGPWAGAGVEVLKNILHAIFKNQTAFIGEAANLLTGILFVVPASYVYWINKNRNTAVTGMLLGTAAMAIGMSVANYYIFIPLYQKVLNIPMDVIVSLGTKANPRIVDLKTLIVYSILPFNILKGLLLSLVTLLIYKRLSFLLHR
- the tsaE gene encoding tRNA (adenosine(37)-N6)-threonylcarbamoyltransferase complex ATPase subunit type 1 TsaE; the encoded protein is MIVVRTKSVEETEKLGSIIGKFLRPKDVVALVGDLGAGKTALTRGIAKGMGIKEYVVSPTFTIINFYKGVVPFVHVDAYRVESEEELEEAGFSDFLDECAVVVEWADKVKNLLPDSSLWIDIYPVDTIEREFRIYGKTPLMSIIQKELMQN